A single Pan troglodytes isolate AG18354 chromosome X, NHGRI_mPanTro3-v2.0_pri, whole genome shotgun sequence DNA region contains:
- the PABPC1L2A gene encoding polyadenylate-binding protein 1-like 2: MASLYVGDLHPEVTEAMLYEKFSPAGPILSIRICRDKITRRSLGYAYVNYQQPVDAKRALETLNFDVIKGRPVRIMWSQRDPSLRKSGVGNVFIKNLGKTIDNKALYNIFSAFGNILSCKVACDEKGPKGYGFVHFQKQESAERAIDVMNGMFLNYRKIFVGRFKSHKEREAERGAWARQSTSADVKDFEEDTDEEATLR, translated from the coding sequence ATGGCCTCCCTGTACGTGGGCGACCTGCACCCTGAGGTGACCGAGGCAATGCTGTACGAGAAGTTCAGTCCAGCTGGGCCCATCCTCTCCATCCGCATCTGCAGGGACAAGATCACCCGCCGCTCATTGGGCTACGCGTATGTCAACTACCAGCAACCGGTGGACGCCAAGCGGGCCCTGGAGACCCTGAACTTTGATGTCATAAAGGGCAGGCCAGTGCGCATCATGTGGTCCCAGAGGGACCCGTCGCTCCGCAAGAGCGGGGTGGGCAACGTCTTCATCAAGAACCTGGGCAAGACCATCGACAACAAGGCGCTGTACAACATCTTCTCGGCGTTCGGCAACATCCTCTCCTGCAAAGTGGCCTGTGACGAAAAGGGGCCCAAGGGCTACGGGTTCGTGCACTTCCAAAAGCAGGAATCTGCGGAGCGGGCCATCGATGTGATGAATGGCATGTTCCTGAACTACCGCAAAATTTTCGTCGGGAGATTCAAGTCGCATAAAGAACGAGAGGCCGAAAGGGGAGCCTGGGCCAGGCAGTCCACTAGTGCTGACGTCAAGGATTTCGAGGAAGACACCGACGAGGAGGCCACCTTGCGATGA